A stretch of the Streptomyces sp. NBC_00654 genome encodes the following:
- the aroQ gene encoding type II 3-dehydroquinate dehydratase, translated as MTRRVFVLNGPNLGRLGSREPDVYGATSYAGLVDTCRELGKELGFDVDVRETNDEGELIRWLHEAADGSVPVVLNPGAFTHYSYGMRDAAAQRTAPLIEVHISNPYAREEFRHTSVVAPVATGTVAGFGIGSYRLALRALADELTD; from the coding sequence GTGACCCGCAGGGTCTTCGTGCTCAACGGCCCCAACCTCGGCCGGCTCGGCTCCCGCGAACCCGATGTGTACGGGGCCACCTCCTACGCCGGACTCGTCGACACCTGCCGGGAACTCGGCAAGGAGCTCGGCTTCGACGTCGACGTCCGGGAGACGAATGACGAGGGCGAGCTGATCCGCTGGCTCCACGAGGCCGCGGACGGTTCGGTTCCGGTCGTTCTCAACCCGGGTGCCTTCACCCATTACTCGTACGGGATGCGGGATGCGGCGGCCCAGCGCACCGCCCCGCTGATCGAGGTGCACATCTCGAATCCGTACGCACGGGAGGAGTTCCGCCACACCTCGGTGGTCGCGCCCGTGGCCACCGGGACCGTGGCCGGTTTCGGCATCGGTTCCTACCGGCTCGCCCTGCGGGCCCTGGCCGACGAACTGACGGACTGA
- a CDS encoding shikimate dehydrogenase — MASTDGRHRAAVLGSPIAHSLSPALHRAAYAELGLENWSYDRFEVDEAALPGFIEGLDSSWAGLSLTMPLKRAVIPLLDSVTETASSVEAVNTVVFTEDGRRVGDNTDIPGMIAALRERGTEKVGSAAVLGAGATASSALAALAEICTGPVTAFVRSRERGAEMRAWGERLGVDVRIADWAEGARALREPLVIATTPAGTTDGLATAVPEAPGTLFDVLYEPWPTALASAWTARAGAVIGGLDLLVHQAVLQVEQMTGHVPAPLAAMRSAGEAALAAR; from the coding sequence ATGGCCTCGACTGACGGGCGCCACCGGGCAGCCGTACTCGGCTCGCCCATCGCCCACTCGCTCTCCCCGGCCCTGCACCGGGCCGCGTACGCGGAACTCGGCCTGGAGAACTGGTCCTACGACCGTTTCGAGGTCGACGAGGCGGCGCTGCCCGGGTTCATCGAGGGGCTGGACTCCTCCTGGGCCGGGCTCTCGCTGACCATGCCGCTCAAACGGGCGGTCATCCCCCTGCTGGACTCGGTCACCGAGACGGCGTCCTCGGTCGAGGCGGTCAACACGGTCGTGTTCACCGAGGACGGCCGCCGCGTCGGCGACAACACCGATATCCCGGGCATGATCGCCGCGCTGCGCGAACGCGGCACCGAGAAGGTCGGCTCCGCCGCCGTCCTCGGTGCCGGAGCCACCGCCTCCTCCGCCCTCGCCGCGCTCGCCGAGATCTGTACCGGGCCGGTCACCGCCTTCGTACGAAGCCGCGAGCGCGGAGCCGAGATGCGTGCCTGGGGCGAGCGCCTCGGGGTCGACGTCAGGATCGCCGACTGGGCGGAAGGCGCGCGGGCACTGCGCGAGCCGCTGGTCATCGCCACCACCCCGGCAGGAACCACGGACGGCCTCGCCACCGCCGTGCCGGAGGCGCCCGGCACCCTGTTCGATGTGCTGTACGAGCCCTGGCCGACCGCTCTCGCCTCGGCGTGGACCGCCCGTGCGGGCGCGGTCATCGGAGGTCTGGACCTTCTGGTGCACCAGGCGGTGCTCCAGGTCGAGCAGATGACCGGCCACGTTCCGGCGCCTCTCGCCGCCATGCGGAGCGCCGGGGAAGCGGCGCTCGCGGCCCGCTGA
- a CDS encoding aminopeptidase P family protein: MSEVYAVRRGLLRDRCAAVGSAAALVSRPANVRYLAGGAPPGAVLLLGPGEDVLLCPRAPTGDPSHGRPDEALRLSVLPAPGGDPVVAAADLAMSSGAESLAIEEHDLTVARHRAMGSVAPRLHLADLGFTVEQLRVVKDEEEIACLRIAAEITDQALGELLESILVGRTERHLALELERRLVDHGADGAAFETSVATGPNSGQGRHRPSDRRVEEGDFLSVCLGASYRGYRCEIGRTFVIGTTPADWQIELYDLVFAAQRAGREALVPGAAYRDVDHASRHLLDRAGHGEGLVPWTGHGVGLEIDEDPQLAPTAMGKLDACVPVTVEPGVHLPGRGGVRIDDTLVVRPEADGGPELLTITTKELLAL, encoded by the coding sequence ATGTCAGAGGTGTACGCCGTCCGACGCGGGCTGCTCCGCGACCGGTGCGCCGCCGTCGGATCCGCGGCAGCCCTGGTCTCCCGCCCCGCCAACGTCCGCTATCTCGCGGGCGGAGCCCCTCCCGGCGCCGTGCTGCTGCTCGGCCCCGGCGAGGACGTGCTGCTCTGCCCCCGCGCCCCGACGGGCGACCCCTCCCACGGGCGGCCCGACGAAGCGCTTCGGCTGTCCGTGCTGCCCGCGCCCGGCGGCGACCCGGTCGTGGCCGCCGCCGACCTGGCGATGTCCTCGGGGGCGGAGTCCCTCGCCATCGAGGAGCACGATCTGACGGTCGCCCGGCACCGGGCCATGGGCTCGGTCGCCCCGAGGCTGCACCTGGCCGATCTGGGCTTCACGGTGGAGCAGCTGCGCGTCGTCAAGGACGAGGAGGAGATCGCCTGTCTGCGGATCGCCGCCGAGATCACCGACCAGGCCCTGGGCGAACTGCTCGAATCGATCCTGGTGGGCCGTACCGAGCGTCACCTCGCCCTGGAGCTGGAGCGCCGTCTGGTGGACCACGGCGCGGACGGCGCCGCCTTCGAAACCTCCGTCGCCACCGGCCCGAACTCCGGCCAGGGGCGTCACCGGCCCTCGGACCGCCGGGTGGAGGAAGGCGATTTCCTCTCCGTCTGCCTGGGCGCGAGCTATCGCGGCTACCGGTGCGAGATCGGCCGCACCTTTGTCATCGGCACGACTCCGGCGGACTGGCAGATCGAGCTGTACGACCTCGTTTTCGCCGCTCAGCGGGCCGGAAGGGAAGCCCTGGTCCCGGGTGCCGCCTATCGCGACGTGGACCACGCGTCGCGTCATCTGCTGGACCGCGCGGGCCATGGAGAGGGCCTCGTACCCTGGACCGGGCACGGGGTGGGGCTCGAAATCGACGAGGACCCGCAATTGGCACCGACGGCCATGGGTAAACTGGACGCTTGTGTGCCGGTCACCGTCGAACCGGGGGTCCACCTCCCGGGCCGGGGCGGTGTCCGGATCGATGACACGCTCGTCGTGCGCCCCGAGGCGGACGGCGGACCCGAGCTACTCACCATTACGACCAAGGAGCTGCTCGCGCTCTAG
- a CDS encoding aspartate carbamoyltransferase catalytic subunit — MKRHLISAADLTRDDAVLILDTAEEMARVADRPIKKLPTLRGRTVVNLFFEDSTRTRISFEAAAKRLSADVINFSAKGSSVSKGESLKDTALTLEAMGADAVVIRHGASGAPYRLATSGWIDGAVVNAGDGTHEHPTQALLDAFTMRRRLVGADSGLGRDLEGRRITVVGDILHSRVARSNVHLLTTLGAHVTLVAPPTLVPVGVEQWPCDVSYSLDEVLPDSDAVMMLRVQRERMNAAYFPTEREYSRRYGLDGERMARMPGHAIVMHPGPMVRGMEITAEVADSDRCTVVEQVANGVSIRMAVLYLLLGGSAAPATSARTEENK, encoded by the coding sequence ATGAAGCGTCACCTCATCTCGGCCGCCGACCTCACCCGCGACGACGCCGTCCTGATCCTCGACACCGCCGAGGAAATGGCCCGTGTCGCGGACCGGCCGATCAAGAAGCTCCCGACCCTGCGCGGCCGTACGGTCGTCAACCTCTTCTTCGAGGACTCGACCCGTACCCGCATCTCCTTCGAGGCCGCCGCCAAGCGCCTCTCCGCCGATGTCATCAACTTCTCCGCGAAGGGTTCGTCCGTCTCCAAGGGCGAGTCGCTCAAGGACACCGCCCTGACCCTGGAGGCGATGGGCGCGGACGCCGTCGTCATCCGGCACGGCGCCTCGGGCGCCCCGTACCGGCTGGCCACCTCCGGCTGGATCGACGGCGCCGTGGTCAACGCCGGTGACGGCACCCACGAGCACCCCACCCAGGCGCTCCTCGACGCGTTCACCATGCGCCGCCGGCTGGTCGGCGCCGACAGCGGACTGGGCCGGGACCTCGAAGGCCGCCGGATCACCGTGGTCGGCGACATCCTGCACAGCCGGGTCGCCCGTTCCAACGTCCATCTCCTGACCACGCTCGGCGCGCACGTCACCCTGGTGGCCCCGCCGACCCTGGTGCCGGTCGGCGTCGAGCAGTGGCCCTGTGACGTCAGCTACAGCCTGGACGAGGTGCTGCCCGACTCCGACGCGGTGATGATGCTGCGTGTGCAGCGTGAACGGATGAACGCCGCGTACTTCCCGACCGAGCGCGAGTACTCCCGCCGCTACGGCCTGGACGGCGAGCGGATGGCCAGGATGCCCGGCCACGCCATCGTCATGCACCCCGGCCCGATGGTCCGCGGCATGGAGATCACCGCCGAGGTCGCCGACTCCGACCGCTGCACGGTCGTCGAGCAGGTCGCCAACGGCGTCTCGATCCGCATGGCCGTCCTGTACCTGCTGCTCGGCGGCTCCGCCGCCCCCGCCACTTCCGCCCGTACCGAGGAGAACAAGTAA
- a CDS encoding dihydroorotase, giving the protein MSKILIRGAKILGGAPGDVLIDGETIERVGTGIEAGDATVVEAAGQVLLPGLVDLHTHLREPGREDSETVLTGTKAAAVGGFTAVHAMANTFPVADTAGVVEQVWRLGKESGYCDVQPIGAVTVGLEGKQLAELGAMHDSAAGVRVFSDDGKCVDDAVIMRRALEYVKAFDGVVAQHAQEPRLTEGAQMNEGIVSAELGLGGWPAVAEESIIARDVLLAAHVGSRVHICHLSTAGSVDIVRWAKSKGWNVTAEVTPHHLLLTDELVRSYNPVYKVNPPLRTEADVMALREALADGTIDCVATDHAPHPHEDKDCEWAAAAMGMVGLETALSVVQQTMVDTGLIDWAGVADRMSLRPAAIGRLEGHGRPISAGEPANLTLVDPAYRGVVDPAGFASRSRNTPYEGRELPGRVTHTFLRGRATVVDGKLA; this is encoded by the coding sequence ATGAGCAAGATCCTTATCCGCGGTGCGAAGATCCTCGGCGGCGCGCCGGGCGACGTCCTCATCGACGGCGAGACCATCGAGCGGGTCGGCACCGGCATCGAGGCCGGGGACGCCACGGTCGTCGAGGCGGCGGGCCAGGTCCTGCTGCCGGGCCTGGTCGACCTGCACACCCATCTGCGCGAGCCCGGCCGCGAGGACTCCGAGACCGTCCTCACCGGCACCAAGGCCGCGGCGGTCGGCGGCTTCACCGCCGTCCACGCCATGGCCAACACCTTCCCGGTCGCCGACACCGCCGGAGTCGTCGAGCAGGTCTGGCGCCTGGGCAAGGAGTCCGGCTACTGCGATGTGCAGCCCATCGGGGCCGTCACCGTCGGCCTGGAGGGCAAGCAGCTCGCCGAGCTCGGCGCGATGCACGACTCGGCCGCCGGAGTGCGGGTCTTCTCCGACGACGGCAAGTGCGTCGACGACGCGGTGATCATGCGGCGGGCCCTGGAGTACGTCAAGGCGTTCGACGGCGTCGTCGCCCAGCACGCCCAGGAGCCCCGCCTCACCGAGGGCGCCCAGATGAACGAGGGCATCGTCTCCGCCGAACTCGGGCTCGGCGGCTGGCCCGCCGTCGCCGAGGAGTCGATCATCGCCCGCGATGTCCTCCTCGCCGCCCACGTCGGCTCCCGGGTGCACATCTGCCACCTCTCGACCGCCGGCTCCGTGGACATCGTGCGCTGGGCCAAGTCCAAGGGCTGGAACGTCACGGCCGAGGTCACCCCGCACCACCTGCTCCTCACCGACGAGCTCGTCCGGTCCTACAACCCGGTCTACAAGGTGAACCCGCCGCTGCGCACCGAGGCCGATGTGATGGCCCTGCGCGAGGCACTCGCCGACGGCACCATCGACTGCGTCGCCACCGACCACGCCCCGCACCCGCACGAGGACAAGGACTGCGAGTGGGCCGCGGCCGCCATGGGCATGGTGGGCCTGGAGACCGCGCTCTCCGTCGTCCAGCAGACGATGGTGGACACCGGCCTCATCGACTGGGCGGGCGTGGCCGACCGCATGTCGCTGCGCCCCGCGGCCATCGGCCGCCTCGAAGGACACGGCCGGCCCATCTCGGCGGGTGAGCCCGCCAACCTCACTCTGGTCGATCCGGCATACCGTGGGGTCGTGGACCCCGCGGGCTTCGCGTCCCGCAGCCGCAACACTCCCTACGAGGGTCGTGAGCTGCCGGGCCGAGTGACCCACACCTTCCTGCGGGGCCGTGCCACGGTCGTCGACGGGAAGCTCGCGTGA
- the bldD gene encoding transcriptional regulator BldD, with product MSSEYAKQLGAKLRAIRTQQGLSLHGVEEKSQGRWKAVVVGSYERGDRAVTVQRLAELADFYGVPVQELLPGTTPGGAAEPPPKLVLDLERLAHVPPEKAGPLQRYAATIQSQRGDYNGKVLSIRQDDLRTLAVIYDQSPSVLTEQLISWGVLDADARRAVAHEEG from the coding sequence ATGTCCAGCGAATACGCAAAACAGCTCGGGGCCAAGCTCCGCGCCATCCGCACCCAGCAGGGCCTCTCCCTCCACGGCGTGGAGGAGAAGTCGCAGGGCCGTTGGAAGGCCGTCGTGGTCGGTTCGTACGAGCGCGGCGACCGTGCCGTCACCGTGCAGCGCCTCGCCGAGCTGGCGGATTTCTACGGGGTCCCGGTGCAGGAGCTGCTGCCCGGCACGACTCCGGGCGGGGCCGCCGAGCCGCCGCCGAAGCTCGTCCTGGACCTGGAGCGCCTCGCCCATGTCCCGCCGGAGAAGGCCGGACCGCTGCAGCGCTACGCCGCGACGATCCAGAGCCAGCGCGGTGACTACAACGGCAAGGTGCTGTCGATCCGCCAGGACGACCTGCGCACGCTGGCCGTGATCTACGACCAGTCGCCGTCCGTGCTCACGGAGCAGCTGATCAGCTGGGGTGTGCTGGACGCCGACGCACGCCGCGCGGTCGCGCACGAGGAGGGCTGA
- the aroC gene encoding chorismate synthase, with product MSRLRWLTAGESHGPALVATLEGLPAGVPITTEMVADALARRRLGYGRGARMKFEKDEVTFLGGVRHGLTMGSPVAVMVGNTEWPKWEQVMSADPVDPDELAALARNAPLTRPRPGHADLAGMQKYGFDEARPVLERASARETAARVALGAVARSYLKETAGIEIISHVVELAAAKAPYGLYPRPSDVEKLDADPVRCLDADASKAMVAEIDQAHKDGDTLGGVVEVLAYGVPVGLGSHVHWDRRLDARLAAALMGIQAIKGVEVGDGFDLARVPGSQAHDEILATADGIKRASGRSGGTEGGLTTGELLRVRAAMKPIATVPRALATIDVVTGEAAKAHHQRSDVCAVPAAGIVAEAMVALVLADAVAEKFGGDSVPETHRNVQSYLDHLQIR from the coding sequence TTGAGCAGGTTGCGCTGGCTGACCGCAGGGGAGTCGCACGGCCCCGCACTGGTGGCGACGCTGGAGGGTCTTCCCGCCGGTGTGCCGATCACCACGGAGATGGTGGCGGACGCGCTCGCCCGCAGACGCCTGGGCTACGGCCGCGGCGCGCGGATGAAGTTCGAGAAGGACGAGGTCACCTTCCTCGGCGGGGTCCGGCACGGGCTCACCATGGGTTCCCCGGTCGCCGTGATGGTCGGCAACACCGAGTGGCCCAAGTGGGAGCAGGTCATGTCGGCCGACCCGGTCGACCCCGACGAGCTGGCCGCGCTGGCCCGCAACGCCCCGCTGACCCGTCCCCGCCCCGGCCACGCGGACCTCGCCGGGATGCAGAAGTACGGCTTCGACGAGGCCCGGCCGGTCCTTGAGCGCGCCAGTGCCCGGGAGACCGCGGCCCGGGTCGCGCTCGGCGCGGTCGCCCGGTCGTACCTCAAGGAGACCGCGGGCATCGAGATCATCAGCCATGTCGTCGAACTGGCCGCGGCCAAGGCGCCCTACGGGCTCTACCCGCGCCCCTCCGACGTGGAGAAGCTCGACGCCGACCCCGTGCGCTGCCTGGACGCCGACGCGTCCAAGGCGATGGTCGCCGAGATCGACCAGGCCCACAAGGACGGCGACACGCTGGGCGGCGTCGTCGAGGTGCTCGCGTACGGGGTCCCCGTCGGCCTCGGCTCGCACGTGCACTGGGACCGCCGGCTCGACGCCCGGCTCGCCGCGGCGCTCATGGGCATCCAGGCCATCAAGGGCGTCGAGGTCGGCGACGGCTTCGACCTGGCGCGGGTGCCCGGCTCCCAGGCGCACGACGAGATCCTGGCCACCGCGGACGGCATCAAGCGCGCCTCCGGCCGCTCCGGCGGCACCGAGGGCGGTCTGACCACCGGTGAGCTGCTGCGGGTCCGCGCCGCGATGAAGCCGATCGCGACCGTGCCCCGCGCGCTCGCCACGATCGATGTGGTCACCGGCGAGGCGGCCAAGGCGCACCACCAGCGCTCCGATGTCTGTGCCGTTCCGGCCGCCGGGATCGTCGCCGAGGCGATGGTCGCCCTGGTCCTGGCCGACGCGGTCGCGGAGAAGTTCGGCGGCGACAGCGTCCCCGAGACCCACCGCAATGTGCAGTCGTACCTCGACCACCTGCAGATCCGATGA
- a CDS encoding Pro-rich N-terminal domain-containing protein encodes MQHAVGAPLPPPQGSGNGPAGWTHQAQHPGHPGRPVPPGPPPIPPPPGHGPGQGVPGPVPQHAPAPPHAPAPPHAPVPQHAPSPVPRETTGHVQLPPGGPVALPAPPAEPGTGAATLAVLLIGPAGAGKTTVAKLWAARRRVPTAHVSLDDVREWVCSGFADPQAGWNDHSEAQYRLARRTCGFAARNFLANGISCILDDAVFPDRPVVGLGGWKRHVGPGLLPVVLLPGLEIVLERNAARSGNRRLSDEEVARIHGRMAGWYGSGLPIIDNSTYDVETTARVLDDVLARSLASPPAW; translated from the coding sequence ATGCAGCACGCAGTGGGGGCCCCGCTGCCGCCGCCCCAAGGATCCGGAAACGGACCTGCCGGCTGGACGCACCAGGCCCAGCACCCCGGCCACCCCGGCCGGCCCGTTCCACCGGGACCGCCGCCGATACCCCCGCCGCCCGGTCACGGCCCGGGGCAGGGTGTGCCCGGCCCGGTCCCGCAGCATGCCCCCGCTCCACCGCATGCCCCGGCCCCGCCGCACGCTCCCGTGCCACAGCACGCGCCGTCCCCCGTTCCCCGGGAGACCACCGGCCACGTCCAGCTGCCCCCGGGCGGCCCCGTGGCGCTGCCCGCGCCGCCCGCCGAGCCCGGCACCGGCGCCGCGACGCTCGCCGTGCTGCTGATCGGCCCCGCCGGCGCCGGAAAGACCACCGTCGCCAAGCTCTGGGCCGCCCGCCGCCGGGTCCCCACGGCGCATGTCTCGCTCGACGACGTACGGGAATGGGTCTGCTCCGGCTTCGCCGATCCGCAGGCCGGCTGGAACGACCACTCCGAGGCGCAGTACCGCCTCGCACGCCGCACCTGTGGGTTCGCCGCCCGCAATTTCCTCGCCAACGGCATCTCCTGCATCCTCGACGACGCGGTCTTCCCGGACCGGCCCGTCGTCGGTCTCGGCGGCTGGAAGCGCCATGTCGGCCCCGGGCTGCTCCCCGTCGTCCTGCTCCCCGGACTGGAGATCGTCCTGGAGCGCAACGCCGCCCGCAGCGGCAACCGGCGCCTGTCCGACGAGGAAGTGGCCCGGATCCACGGCCGGATGGCCGGCTGGTACGGCTCGGGCCTGCCCATCATCGACAATTCCACGTACGACGTGGAGACCACCGCCCGGGTCCTGGACGACGTGCTGGCCCGTTCCCTCGCCAGCCCGCCCGCCTGGTAG
- the pyrR gene encoding bifunctional pyr operon transcriptional regulator/uracil phosphoribosyltransferase PyrR, translated as MDAQHDDTGNPARPVLEAPDIARVLTRIAHEIVERAKGADDVVLLGIPTRGVFLARRLADKLEEITGRKMPVGSLDITMYRDDLRMRPARALARTEIPGEGIEGSLVVLVDDVLFSGRTIRAALDALGDIGRPRAVQLAVLVDRGHRELPIRADYVGKNLPTSLRETVRVQLAEEDGRDAVLLGVQQTAQAGEQ; from the coding sequence ATGGACGCACAGCATGACGACACCGGCAATCCGGCACGCCCCGTTCTCGAGGCTCCCGACATAGCCCGTGTTCTGACCCGTATCGCCCACGAGATCGTCGAACGCGCCAAGGGCGCCGACGATGTGGTGCTGCTCGGCATCCCGACGCGAGGCGTGTTCCTCGCCCGTCGGCTGGCCGACAAACTCGAAGAGATCACCGGCCGGAAGATGCCGGTAGGATCGCTCGACATCACCATGTACCGCGACGACCTGAGGATGCGCCCGGCGCGTGCTCTGGCCCGTACCGAGATCCCCGGTGAGGGCATCGAGGGCAGCCTCGTCGTCCTGGTCGACGACGTGCTCTTCTCCGGCCGCACGATCCGTGCCGCCCTCGACGCGCTCGGCGACATCGGCCGCCCCCGCGCCGTGCAGCTCGCGGTCCTCGTCGACCGCGGTCACCGCGAACTCCCCATCCGTGCCGACTACGTCGGCAAGAACCTCCCGACGTCGCTGCGGGAGACGGTCAGGGTCCAGCTCGCCGAGGAGGACGGCCGCGACGCCGTGCTGCTCGGTGTCCAGCAGACCGCTCAGGCGGGCGAGCAGTAG
- the aroB gene encoding 3-dehydroquinate synthase, translating into MSGPLVVLVGPMGVGKSTVGELLADRLGTTYRDTDADIVACAGKPIPEIFYDEGEEHFRALEREAVHTALAGHTGVLSLGGGAVLDATTRELLADHAVVYLSMDVDEAVRRVGLNTARPLLAVNPRRQWRELMDARRHLYEEVASTVVATDERTPEEVAQAIIDALELPERAGEESAPSGVENTRMTQQGPTRIQVAGTAGSEPYEVLVGRQLLGELPHLIGDRAKRVAVLHPEALAETGEAVRQDLADQGYEAIAIQLPNAEEAKTVEVAAYCWKALGQTGFTRTDVIVGVGGGATTDVAGFVAASWLRGVRWIAVPTTVLGMVDAAVGGKTGINTAEGKNLVGAFHPPAGVLCDLAALDSLPVNDYVSGMAEIIKAGFIADPAILDLVEADPEGARTPSGPHTAELIERSIRVKAEVVSSDLKESGLREILNYGHTLAHAIEKNERYKWRHGAAVSVGLVFAAELGRLAGRLDDATADRHRTVLESVGLPLTYRGDQWPRLLENMKVDKKSRGDLLRFIVLDGLGKPTVMEGPDPAVLLAAYGEVSA; encoded by the coding sequence ATGAGCGGCCCACTGGTCGTCCTCGTCGGCCCGATGGGCGTCGGCAAGTCCACGGTCGGTGAACTGCTCGCCGACCGGCTCGGCACCACCTACCGGGACACCGACGCGGACATCGTGGCGTGCGCGGGCAAGCCGATCCCGGAGATCTTCTACGACGAGGGCGAGGAGCACTTCCGCGCGCTGGAGCGGGAGGCCGTGCACACCGCACTCGCCGGACACACCGGTGTCCTCTCCCTCGGCGGCGGCGCCGTCCTCGACGCGACGACCCGCGAACTGCTCGCGGACCACGCCGTCGTCTACCTCTCGATGGACGTCGACGAGGCGGTCAGGAGGGTCGGGCTGAACACCGCGCGGCCGCTGCTGGCCGTCAACCCGCGCCGTCAGTGGCGCGAGCTGATGGACGCCCGCCGCCACCTCTACGAAGAGGTCGCGAGCACCGTCGTCGCCACCGACGAACGCACTCCCGAAGAGGTCGCCCAGGCGATCATCGACGCACTGGAACTGCCGGAGCGCGCGGGCGAGGAGTCCGCACCCTCCGGCGTGGAGAACACACGCATGACGCAGCAGGGCCCCACCCGCATCCAGGTCGCCGGCACGGCGGGCTCCGAGCCGTACGAGGTACTGGTCGGCCGGCAGCTCCTCGGCGAACTGCCCCACCTCATCGGCGACCGCGCCAAGCGCGTCGCGGTCCTGCATCCCGAGGCGCTCGCCGAGACGGGCGAGGCGGTCCGCCAGGACCTCGCGGACCAGGGCTACGAGGCCATCGCGATCCAGCTGCCGAACGCCGAGGAGGCCAAGACCGTCGAGGTCGCCGCCTACTGCTGGAAGGCGCTCGGCCAGACCGGCTTCACCCGCACCGACGTCATCGTCGGCGTCGGCGGCGGCGCCACCACCGATGTGGCCGGGTTCGTCGCCGCCAGCTGGCTGCGCGGGGTGCGCTGGATCGCCGTGCCCACCACCGTGCTCGGCATGGTGGACGCGGCCGTCGGCGGCAAGACCGGCATCAACACCGCCGAGGGCAAGAACCTCGTCGGCGCGTTCCACCCGCCGGCCGGGGTCCTGTGCGACCTCGCCGCGCTCGACTCGCTGCCGGTCAACGACTATGTCTCCGGCATGGCCGAGATCATCAAGGCCGGCTTCATCGCCGACCCGGCCATCCTCGACCTCGTCGAGGCCGACCCCGAGGGCGCCCGTACACCGTCCGGCCCGCACACCGCCGAGCTGATCGAGCGCTCCATCCGGGTCAAGGCCGAGGTCGTCTCCAGCGACCTCAAGGAGTCCGGACTCCGCGAGATCCTCAACTACGGCCACACCCTGGCCCACGCGATCGAGAAGAACGAGCGCTACAAGTGGCGCCACGGCGCGGCCGTCTCGGTCGGCCTGGTCTTCGCCGCCGAACTGGGCCGCCTCGCCGGCCGTCTCGACGACGCCACGGCCGACCGGCACCGCACCGTCCTGGAGTCGGTCGGACTGCCGCTCACCTACCGCGGCGACCAGTGGCCCCGGCTGCTGGAGAACATGAAGGTCGACAAGAAGTCCCGCGGCGACCTGCTGCGCTTCATCGTCCTGGACGGCCTGGGCAAGCCCACCGTCATGGAGGGCCCGGACCCGGCCGTCCTGCTCGCCGCCTACGGGGAGGTCTCCGCGTGA
- the nusB gene encoding transcription antitermination factor NusB yields the protein MAARNKARKRAFQILFEADQRGESVQTVLADWVRHSRTDDRQPPVGEFTMELVEGYAQYAERIDDLIVTYAVDWELDRMPVVDRNILRLGAYELIWLDETPDAVVIDEAVQLAKEFSTDDSPSFVNGLLARFKDLKPNLRREQ from the coding sequence GTGGCTGCCCGGAACAAGGCCCGCAAGCGCGCCTTCCAGATCCTCTTCGAGGCCGACCAGCGCGGTGAGTCCGTGCAGACGGTCCTCGCGGACTGGGTTCGGCACTCGCGGACCGACGACCGTCAGCCGCCGGTCGGCGAATTCACGATGGAGCTCGTCGAGGGCTACGCGCAGTACGCGGAGCGGATCGACGACCTCATCGTCACCTACGCCGTGGACTGGGAGCTCGACCGGATGCCGGTCGTGGACCGGAACATCCTGCGGCTCGGTGCGTACGAGCTGATCTGGCTGGACGAGACCCCGGACGCCGTGGTGATCGACGAGGCGGTCCAGCTCGCCAAGGAGTTCTCCACCGATGACTCCCCGTCCTTCGTGAACGGCCTGCTGGCCCGTTTCAAGGACCTCAAGCCGAATCTCCGCCGGGAGCAGTAA
- the efp gene encoding elongation factor P → MASTNDLKNGLVLKLDGGQLWSVVEFQHVKPGKGPAFVRTKLKNVLSGKVVDKTFNAGVKVETATIDRRDMQFSYMDGEYFVFMDMNTYDQLMVDRKAVGDAANFLIEGFTASVAQHEGEVLYVELPAAVELTIQHTDPGVQGDRSTGGSKPATLETGYEIGVPLFITTGEKIKVDTRTGDYLGRVNS, encoded by the coding sequence GTGGCTTCCACGAACGACCTCAAGAACGGCCTGGTGCTCAAGCTCGACGGAGGCCAGCTCTGGTCCGTCGTCGAGTTCCAGCACGTCAAGCCCGGCAAGGGCCCCGCCTTCGTGCGCACCAAGCTCAAGAACGTGCTCTCCGGCAAGGTCGTCGACAAGACGTTCAACGCCGGTGTGAAGGTCGAGACGGCCACCATTGACCGCCGAGACATGCAGTTCTCGTACATGGACGGCGAGTACTTCGTCTTCATGGACATGAACACCTACGACCAGCTGATGGTCGACCGCAAGGCTGTCGGCGACGCCGCCAACTTCCTGATCGAGGGCTTCACCGCCTCCGTCGCCCAGCACGAGGGCGAGGTGCTGTACGTCGAGCTGCCGGCCGCGGTCGAGCTGACCATCCAGCACACCGACCCGGGCGTCCAGGGCGACCGCTCCACCGGTGGCAGCAAGCCCGCCACCCTGGAGACCGGTTACGAGATCGGCGTGCCGCTCTTCATCACCACCGGCGAGAAGATCAAGGTCGACACCCGCACCGGCGACTACCTCGGCCGGGTGAACAGCTAA